The Gossypium hirsutum isolate 1008001.06 chromosome D07, Gossypium_hirsutum_v2.1, whole genome shotgun sequence genome includes the window TATTTATAACCCTCCCCGCACGGTCTTCAACTGTGTAGAATCCATCTATCCATAATCATTTTATCCTCCACTAAGGAATCGGTTGGTTCTAATTTAAACTAATCGAACCAAATTTGGTTTTTAACCATGTCCCATTTCGTTCCTAATTTTCCTGATTTTTTAGTATAGACCGCCAATTTGCAGTCTctctcaatttaacccctaaatgttctaaattttcaagtttaaagaAATCTAGGTGTGACATGGAGAGTCAAAGCATATGATTTTGGTAGCTCCGATCTTATCGACTGTAAATACTTGGGTAGTTTTGCTTATTTGGGTTGTAACGACACCAAGACTCCTTTAAATAGGCAGAGAATGGGAGCTGATGGGatatatgttatgaaaataaacaagtatctcttttctttcttttagtcTCTATTTATTCTCTTGCCTGCTTCTATCTCCTGCTTCTTTTtattccttcttttctttttctactaTTTGTGTGTTGAACTACTCAAGAAAATTTGAACTGGACCTTATCCCATCAATGAAGAGTAAGTTAAAAGCTTTACATATTGAAAAGTCTGATTGGTATTTCGATAATGATCCTTACGAAGACAGACGATTGATTATTTCTTTACTTTATATATAGTAGATGATTAATTGGTGGGGAATTTCCCTATGCAATGATGTTTTCCAAAGCTAGAGGCCCATGTGTTTAGTGAATTGCTAGCCGAAGTCAATATGAAGGAGGTTCACCACTCTGTTTTCAGTATGAGCCCCTTTAAGGCACCTGGGTAGATGGTTTCCATGCTAAATTTTACCAAGCTAATTGggagtagacctgtccatgggccgggcggcccggcccggcctgacggcccgcccgaaatatgggagggttcggctaaaaatataggcccgaaatatgggcttgggcaaaaaaaacgaggcccatttaaaaaatgggtcgggcttGGGCTCAActttttttggcccgagcccggctCGGCccagcccgaatataataaatatatattttttatttttattttttaattttaaaatactttaaaaatattttttttatttttaaaatatttttttgtgtttattaaaaatcgggccgggccgggccaagcTCGGGCTTATTCattttttctcgggccgggcctgggcaaaatttcaggcacatatttcgggccgggccgggcctgggcctaAGAGTCAGGCCGAAAATTTTTTTCGGGCCCGGCCAATGGACAGGTCTAATTGGGAGTTAGTGGGGGACAATGTTTTTAAACTAGTCAAGTACATATTCTCGGGAGGGGACaatgttttgcaatttagtccttaactaattaatcttatcaaattaattaatttttcttaattaataatttatctaaatattctatgCTATCATATAGCccttgataaaaaaattaataccaaACCCTCATTCTTTAATTCttcacaatttgatcctaaaattaatatttaacaaaattactttataatcatcatacaacaaaagtAAAGCCCTAAATCAATGTTATTCATCTAAAACATCTAATACTCAtgaatggaaactttcaaaatttttaataaaataaaaaactaaggtAATATTAAgttggacttaattgtaaaagtctcaaaaacataaaaattataagaaaagagTAAGAATTAGACTCACATTAAGCTaaaatatgaaaaccagcttTAAGAGCTCTTCAATGGTGTTTCGATAATGATACCTTACGAAGACACGCAgttgattatttatttactttatatataGTGGATGATTAATTGGTGGGGAATTTCCCTGTGCAAGGATGTCTTCAAAAGCTAGATGCCCTTGTGTTTAGTGAATTGCTAGCCGAGGTTAGTATGAAAGAGGTTGGCCACTCTGTTTTTAGTATGAGCCCCTTTAAGGCACTTGGGTGGATGGTTTCCATGCCAAATTTTACCAAGCTAATTGGGAGTTAATGGGGGACAATGTTTTTAAACTAGTCAAGCACATATTCTTAGGAGGGTGCTTGGATTCTAAAATTAACATGACACCTTTAGTTCTCATCCTCAAGATTATTAGTGCAAAAACTATTAGTCAATTTAGACCCATTATTCTATGCAATTATCTTGTACAAAATTATTACTAAAACTATTGTCATTCGAGTTCAGTAAGTTATGCATTGGTTAAACAAAATCAATCTAGTTTCATCGCTTCACGAAATATTTTGAATAACATAATCATTGTCCAGGAAGTAATTCACACCATGAAGAACACAAAAGGTAAAAAAGAGTGGATGGTTGTCAAGGTGGATCTTGAAAAGGCATATGATTAGATTCATTGGGATTTCCTCATGATACTTTGAAAGATGTTGGTTTGCCTAGAATACTTGTGAGTACTATAATGAAATGTGTCTCATCATTTTTGATGCAACTGTTTTGGAACGGCTCTCTCTCGGAAGGTTTTATCCCATCAAGAGGAGTGAGGCAATGAGATCCTCTTTCTCCCTATTTGTTCATTCTTGGAATGGAAAGATTGGGACATCTAATGGAGGCAACAATTGAAGAAGGGTCTTGGGAACCAATTATGCTCTCACATCGAAGTCTAGTTATTTCTCACTTCTTTTTTACGGATGATCTTTTGTTATTTGGTAGAGCGACTACGCAAGGTGTGGAATGCCTTAAGTAGGTTTTGGACAGGTTCTGGTTTTTCTCTGGCCACAAAGTTAACAGATAGAAAACCCAACTATTTTTCTCTAACAATGTGACAGAAGAGGTAGCTGCATACCTTTATGCCAATTTGGGTTTTTCTAGACTCAATGACTTAGGGAAATATCTTGGTATGCCTTTCTTTCATCGCAAGGTTGGTATTAACACATTTAGAATTATTCTAGATAAGGTGTGGAACCGTCTAAATGGATGGTAGGCTCGTAAGTTATCATTTGCTAGAAGGCTCACCTTAGTGaagtttgttttattttcaattccCAATTACTTCATGGCTACAGCTTGAATACCAATTACGATATGCAAGGAAATCGAGAAGATTGCATGGGGCTTTCTATGAGGTTCTTCTAATGAAGGTAAAAAAGTCTCTAATAAGTTGGGAAGACTAGAGAAGACTACTGTAAACCAATAATTAAAGGAGATTTAGGAATTCGACTGTTACAAGACTAGAAtatgttatttcttttaaaactgGGCTTTAATGTAGTGACTACTACAGATGCTCTGTGGGTAAGGGTACTTAAGAACAAATACAATATCCATGGGATTATTTCAGAGAATTTACACCATAGCAGTTGTTCTTATGTATGGCGATCCATTGATAATTTTTGGAGTGAGGTGAAGTAGGGTCTCATTTGGACCATTCAGGATGAAAGGATGATTAATTTCTGGAATGATGTCTGGTTGCATGATTCAAGTCCATTAAAACTCCAGTACAGTGAAAGTGGTCCTCTCGATGAAACCATCCGTATTTGCGGCTTAGTGGACGCAGAAAGAGAATATAATTCCAATTGGCTTCTAATAGTTCTCCCTAGTAATATGATGGATCGATTAAAAGCTTGCAATCCTCCATCAAGGGATTCGGGGACAAATCGTATTTCTTGGAAATGGATGGTTACTAGAAAATTCTCCATCGAAGAGACTTATAAGCATCTTTGTTGTACCACCAGTCTGAATTAGTTTGGGAATAATAAAGTTATTTGAAAGATGGAGACTCCCCAAAGAGTATGAACCTTTTTGTGGTTGCTTGTTAGGAATAAACTGTTGACAAATGAGGAGTGTACATGGAGAGGTATggcttttttccttttttgtgaACAATGTGGAAAGATAGTGGAATCATCAATTCATGCTGTAAGAGATTGTGGTTTCACTCAGTCTGTGTGGAAGTCTTTAATACCTATGACTAGTTGGAATGGTTTCTTTAATTTACATGTTGGGTGTTGGATACATTAGAATATCATGAATGAAGGGAACCTAAGTATTGACAGGGGCGAATGTCCAACTTTTTTCTCAATTGTgacctagttttttttttttggaaaagttatAATGGATTCATTTTCAATAATGATAGTAGAATTAGCCATAAACTCATTGCCTGGACTCTTGCTTGGGCAAAGTTTTTTGGTTTTAGTGGAAATATGGAATAGTTGGCCTATTTTTCTAAAACGGAACAAGGGTGGCAGTGTACTGATTCAGGCTAGATCAAGATTAATGTTGATAGATTAGTATCAATGAGAAATACCAAAGCAGCAATATGAGGAGCCGTGAGATATTCAAATGGGAATTGGTTAACGGGTTTTGATATGGTAACAGGGGTGTTCGATGTTTTTCAGATTGAGGCATGAGCGGTTGTGGAAGCTTAAAGTTGGCATGGTCAAAGGGTTTCACTTAGGTAGAGGTTAATTGTGATAATGCAATGCTAATAGATACTATTCGAGATGGATTCACATCAATTAGTAACATTGCAGAAGTCCGATTAATACATGAATGGTGCACTTCTTCTCACAGATCCACCACAGTATGTTACGAGACTGCTAGAGGAAGATGTTCATAATTCACTACATGAGGAGGCCTCTATCCCCATACATTCATAGTTTTTTAGGCATGTATTTTCTATTTATCCCTAAAaccttaatatattttaattaggtTAGAATGATATTACTTTACatataattaatgaattaaaaaataaacacataaaatcacATGTAACACGTGATATTGATAACTAGTTATATATAAAAGATTATATAGatttataataatttgaataaaaaacacCTAGGGTGGGTTTGTATTGGCGGTGCGTTTACTTgtgattagtgtaaaaacagcgggggcagtgagattagatactatagcgatactgtagcgtaagacaaaaaaaaaaagctaaacgcaccgcaccactCATCCAAACCCACACTTacaagatgatatatatatatgtaaggataaaagaaagaaggaagaatCCACTTATATTAGTGTAAAACTAACAtggatttatatatttttataacttattcTACTATTGATATTCTAACAATTCAACCGTTAAATTTCATGTTCCATTAATGTATATTAAGCATGTTAAGTTTGAAGCAAaccaatttttactatttattttacataaaaaaaactttcatctattaaatatatattaatatagacagtatttagatcgatttgatTAGACAgtagaataaaaatataattatattgataaattcaatggtaaaaaattatgaaaaaaattgtaaaatagtattaattttacaatatagaaagaaaataactaaaatacaaAAAGTGTCTAGTTAATAATCATTAATTTTAAGAATCCATATATTTTGTGCTCACACTAACTTCAAATAGAAAACTAAAGACTTGGTTGTCTTTAAAATAACATGCTTCAATTATAAATTCTGCAATCCCATGAATTGGGTATAATCCTTTTATATAAGGGTATAGATGTATTAGTAATTAGCATATCTTCTGAGAATAAATTATTTACTTGTTCATGGTACAATTACAATTAACTGTATTGAGCACGTATTTTGCATGAGATTTCATGCAAGTTGACAGGGGTCGAAGGATTCTCCCACTGAACAAGTTCCCTTATTCCTTCTTCAATCATTCGGGTTTCTGCTATCAAAACTTTGATGCAATACCCCATGGCACTCAAACTTAACACCGTTTGGCTCTTAATCTCCTTCTCACCTTCAATGCCATGGATCATATCCACTGCTTCTTTCGAATGTTGAAGAAATGAACTCAAAACCTTGTTCAGCTCATCTTCGTCCTCTTCTGAATCGGGAACCCTGAAAAAATTCGGGCATGGGGGTTTTCCCATCTCGATATCATAAGAGATGCCATCCTTTTGAAGTCCCTTGTCAAGCATAGGGATCGATGTGATATTTCCGAGGCATTTTATTAAAGACCCAACTGACCCTTTGAAGAGTTTAAGGTCACCGTCTAGTTTATTTACAGTTTCCTTCCAAGAAGTTTCGAGTTTTTGTGACTCTTGTTGGAGGAACCTTATTGCATGAGTGCCAAAAAGCAGGAGATCCGACATCTTTGACAAAGACCCAAAAAGCTTACCATAGCAAGCACTATGAAATGGCAAAAACCAAAAATTAGGTTCCACCTCAGCTTCTCCAATGAATTTCCCTAGCTGATTCACATGGAATTTCAACTTCTTGTGACTCTCTACATGATTGGGTTGGAGAGAGAGGTTGTCCATGCATTCATGCAATGTCCCCAAACTTTTAGAGAGCTCGATTTTGGCCAAAGTTGAAGCTCTTTTGGGTTGGAAAAGAAGCTCTACCCCAATCGAACAAGACAATCCAATGAATGTTTCAATGATTCTTGCAATGGCGAACTCACTTGGTGGACCAAAGTTTTTCCTTCCCAATATCAGTAGGGCTCCAATGACAGCAGATATTCCACCTGCCTGACCATACATCTTGCTTTGCCTTAGGAAACTTGTGAAGATGAACCAAGGAAGAAGAGACAAAAACCTGATTGGCAAGAACCTTTCGAAAAGAAAGCACCCTATAACTCCATACACTGTCCCTAGAACTGTCCCTTGTGCTTTAATATTTGCTACCTTAAATGTCGCCTCTCTTGCGGCAGCAAAGCTGATAGCAACCGGGAGTCCCGACCAGAATCCATTGGGCTTACTGTATTTCAGCCCAAATAGAACTGCACATCCTAAAGAAAGTGAGAACTTCAAGGCCGGCTTCACCCTTCGGCTATCAAGACCAAAGCTGCTCCAAACCTCCTTGAAGGAAAACCCATTTTGTTTCGACTTCCCATTTTCCAGGACCGGTTTTTTGGTCCTTGGCTCCGGCAACGACTTACTATGGAGGAGTTTCATGCAGAATAAGAAGAAAAAAGTAGGTAAATCTTGGTGGGATTGTGGCATTGTTTGGAGAGATTGGAAGAACTTGGCAACATCTTCAGCATTTGATTCCGGAACAGTACTGGAATCACCCGGGACCAAACACTTGGACTGTCTTATGGTACAGCTAATGTGATCTTCTAGCCTGAGCAAGCCGTCTTTGAGTTCTCCATCATCCACCATTAAACTCCCTGGAAATGAAGGAATACTCTCCAAAGCAATTTCCATTCCTCTTAAAGCCATCTCCATTTCTTGCACGTTCTCCCCTGAGTTCATGTAATAGGGTCTCAGAAACTTGAACGGGAGTTTCTCCCATTTCATGCTCCCCTATTCACAAGACCaacgaaaaaaaaaatcaacttggTTTCAACTATTATCAACATATCGTAGCGTCAAAACTAGATCTTACTTGGAAGCGTTTAATGCTTTGAACAAGTTTATTTGCGGCGGCGTTTAATAGCTTTGCTTGAGAAATAAAAGCAGATGCCGCTGCTTTATCTTGTGCGCAAAGTGCCTTGACGAAAAGCTTCAGCCTCTCCGAGCTGTTCTCCGCCAGTTGTTTGCAGCTTTTCTTGGCCTATACAAATATTATTGCTCTCTCAAAAATCAATGTCGCATTTTACTTTtttgtaattataataaaaaatataagttttagTAGTGGAGTTGAAACGTCATAATTTCAACACTCCGTTATGATTTTAGGATTTTCTTTGGGTACGGCATTAATGTACTAAATCCCTACTAGATTTGTCTTCAATGCTCTGCATTCttccaaattttatattaaaataagggTTTACATTTAACAGAaatactttatatttttaaattttactgtATTGAAtactttttttcttaaattaaatctTCCCCTTGTAATGTTAAATGTTAATTGAGATTCTTTTATGACATAATAACAAATCCTGATCATTTTTTTTGGTAACAAAATCCCGATagatttaaatttgttttaagaaTAAATCCTGATAATACTTTGTTCACTAACCTCGCAACAAGCCAATCTTGGGTAAGGAAACATTAAGGCTAAAACGCAAGCCAACACCCCGACCGCAGTGCTAGCCGCCACATGCACCGGATGCATGATTGGTTCCGTTTGACCACCATTAATGAAACCAATAACATAGACTATAACAATTTGGCCCAACGCTATTCGCTTGGCTACCATGTGAGTTGCTTCCGGCAACACCACTATCAACCCCCCTAAAGCCACCGCAAGGGCCGTGGTTCCACTCGTTAGCTTGGTTGGTCGTATCAACCACAGGCTCAACATGGCTGGTCCAAGGCTCTGGACGGAGGCGTAAAGAGCCAGCCAGCAGCTGTGCAAAGTGTCACCCAACGTGGCGTCCGTGACCACTAGGATGACTGTCACGTAGGAAAATGCAGGGAATGCCACTTGACGTTGGACGGAAGATGGACCGTACAAGGTGATGATGCCTACTATGGTGCAGGCTAAGGCGGTGCGGAAGGAGGAGGCTAGGCAGGTGAGCCATAACGCCCTGGCTCGGTTCGATTGCTGTTGTGCTGTTGGCATTGTGGATATGGAAAGGCAATTAAATGATGAAGAAACAAGACAAGGTTTAGCAATATGCGTGTGTGTCTGTCCTTCTTTGTGGCTTGTTCTACCGAATGATGATTTGGTACGGTGGGGGAAGATTGAGAGCAGGTGTCTGGGATTTTAAGGAAGGGAGAATAGAACATGTGGAACATTGAGCCACGTGGAACATCAGTTGGTCCACTTGTTTAATGCTTGGTTGAGTCATTTACACTGTTGAATGTCTAGATTATGTAATTAATAATGTTGGCTCTGCTTTTAGCCGAAATTAAATCCAAGATAATCTTATTATAAATATACAATACTAAGAAAGCAGTacatgcttcttctttttttatatacaaaGAAAGCCATTGCAAATAATATCTTTGATTCAGCGAGAAAGAAATTTGTATAATATAATGGTTTCCgttcaaatattaatatttttatatggtaaactattaaattaaaatcacaaatattaataagtgtttgcaacacaattcaagtttaaatttttataataatattattaatattcattaaattgtaaaacaaatATATGAAGTATACAttgttcaacaaaaaaaaaagagtaaaaacttatatatattttagattaataaatattttcaaaattatcgTATTAGTAATGGTTATGAGTgtatttttacaccttttatataaaaaaaattggatacaCATATTAATTTTAACCTAAACTCTATGGTTTTAaacatatttctatttttttaccaCCCACACCATAATGTAAATCTTtttaattgtttcaatttttaataaatatgtatgatatggaCAAGATTCACCTTGATAGAAATGCTTTTATTCCTCAAATTTTCTATTTACATCGATTGCTAATTAAGTTAAACTGCTGCTAATAATCGCTATTCTGTTACTAACAACCTATTAATTGTCTTCATCAAAATTTACCCAACTTTTAGCATTTTGCATGTGATTTATATTGGTTAATTTTCTCCCTACTTCTTCTTGAATTTCATTACTTCTCACCTAAATTAATCTACGAACAAACTTATTTATTGTGCAATTTTAAAAGATAAgtaaaaattattgtaaaaaataaCATCTTTTCAAAATAAGTGAAAAAATTTTCTTGTATTTGCTAAAAATAAGATATGAGAGTCACTAAATATTACCAATCGAATTAGTTTATTGCTACCTTAACatgcataaaaaaatattttaataatttagagtaaattaatataaaaatatattttaaatgaatagGATGATATTGAATGGATATGTAgcatgtattaataaatttaatgtttgATTGGATAAAATATTAACCAGTTGTGATATAGGGATCATTTTGAAGCTTAAGCAAATTGAAAACAAAGATGAAGGAGGACTTTAATTAACTTGATGGTGtgttaaaataaatgattttcaAGGCTGCCGCCGACATTAGAGTTTTTTTATTATTGGTTTGAATCAGAGGGTTGCACACTGATCTATACTTATCTTTTGCCAAATAGGTTTGTCGAGGGAATCATGTGTTTATTGGCAGAATCAAAGGAATGTTAGCACTTAGCAGTCAGCAGCACAGCCTTTAAGAATGAATTccctttgctttttttttttttacttaatttcagttatcatgaaaatatattttttcacacattcattataaTTCAGGTTTACTTTACATTGCCAAGATTTTCCTCGtgacaatattattaataaaactccataaccattttttttacaaGGTGATGTTTGATTGGTCCAAATTCTAACAACGGATTTATATTATAAACTATTTGGTATATTAGTTACGATTAATTACATGAcaattttatgttatttgatatcactaaattttgattttttaatttaattttattttattttggataattttagATAAATATAAAAGGTATAATCATTTACTTGGtcctttaattaaaaaaaagatcatTTTAATCCTCTAttcaatttttcatctttttagttcttaaacttacatttttttatcaaattaccccaaaatggatggaaatgttaattttttttttaaatttgctgATGCGACATACATGTGGATTGCAACATGGAtgacacatcaacatttaattaatgttttaaaattaataattatattttaaaaaaaaattaaaaatcattgaaattattaaaaaagtataaaaatatttttaaattttcaaatattaattaaatgttgacatgaGATACACGTGGATTGATATCAAAGCCACATGGATGCCAATGTCAACAAAGTTAGCAAACGTTAAGTTTACTATCCAATTttgagtgatttgacaaaaaatataagtTCAATGGCTAAAAGAGGTGAATAATTAAATTGAGGGCCAAGAAAATATAATAAtgtgaatatttaatttttaaacaaaaataaagagatcatttattacaaatattatttttaaaaaaatagaagcaatttaacatttctaaaattttaaattaaattaaaaatattaatataattatgaaaCACAAATTAAAATATCTTCCATTAAATTAAAAAGAGTTTTAATACTTTTTGAAACACaccctatttttaaaaattatctttGCTAATCAAATCCTACCTTTATCTTAGTAATATTCTCAAATCTTGAACAAAAATGTCAGAATTCATAATAAATATCTTTTGCCCCTTTTTCACGTTTTGTTTcccattaaaataaaatttaaaaaagaaagaaataaaaagtgaTTGATGAGACACAAGAAAAACACTAAAAGGGAAAATGTATTCtaacattatttataatttatacttttatatttaatgcTATAAACTTATTATATGATGTTaccgattaaaattttaattacctatatttatttttaaaaatttttaataaaatattcgtatataattatattcatagattaaaagttaatttttttctaaattatttatACTCAGTGTttaacaaacatacaaaattatcgattgagtcttaactcgattgatatCAGTATTGTTGCTAAAGTAGGAGGACGTGGATTCGAGTGTGCTaaagtgcattatcctcttatttaagggttggggaaaAGCTATTAGTTAATTctaagtattgtataaaaaaaaagatatgaaaAGAACGTAgaatgaaattaatattaaaaaaacaaagataCAAAATTAATATGCGTCTAGATACGGATCAAAATTTTGGATTATGGTTTTGTATATTTCCTTGAAAGCACGAGTAGATTGCGATTATATAACTGATTTTGAtaactaaataaaacaattttgttGATCTTTGATTTGAGCAAATCTTAATTGGctatattatatatttgtatgtATATCCACATGGGATAAGGAGAattaaacaaaaaaggaaaattaaggaTTAACCTAAATTCCCAATATGCCGAACAACATTCCTAAGCGTGTGGGATAGTCAGCAATATGCATATCATGACTATTAACTTAAAAAGGGAAAGCTTTTCTTCTCTTGGAAAACCCTTCTTCTTCACGTTtgattgttatattttatatttttcatgtataAGAAACAAATAA containing:
- the LOC107954071 gene encoding uncharacterized protein, whose protein sequence is MPTAQQQSNRARALWLTCLASSFRTALACTIVGIITLYGPSSVQRQVAFPAFSYVTVILVVTDATLGDTLHSCWLALYASVQSLGPAMLSLWLIRPTKLTSGTTALAVALGGLIVVLPEATHMVAKRIALGQIVIVYVIGFINGGQTEPIMHPVHVAASTAVGVLACVLALMFPYPRLACCEAKKSCKQLAENSSERLKLFVKALCAQDKAAASAFISQAKLLNAAANKLVQSIKRFQGSMKWEKLPFKFLRPYYMNSGENVQEMEMALRGMEIALESIPSFPGSLMVDDGELKDGLLRLEDHISCTIRQSKCLVPGDSSTVPESNAEDVAKFFQSLQTMPQSHQDLPTFFFLFCMKLLHSKSLPEPRTKKPVLENGKSKQNGFSFKEVWSSFGLDSRRVKPALKFSLSLGCAVLFGLKYSKPNGFWSGLPVAISFAAAREATFKVANIKAQGTVLGTVYGVIGCFLFERFLPIRFLSLLPWFIFTSFLRQSKMYGQAGGISAVIGALLILGRKNFGPPSEFAIARIIETFIGLSCSIGVELLFQPKRASTLAKIELSKSLGTLHECMDNLSLQPNHVESHKKLKFHVNQLGKFIGEAEVEPNFWFLPFHSACYGKLFGSLSKMSDLLLFGTHAIRFLQQESQKLETSWKETVNKLDGDLKLFKGSVGSLIKCLGNITSIPMLDKGLQKDGISYDIEMGKPPCPNFFRVPDSEEDEDELNKVLSSFLQHSKEAVDMIHGIEGEKEIKSQTVLSLSAMGYCIKVLIAETRMIEEGIRELVQWENPSTPVNLHEISCKIRAQYS